Below is a genomic region from Neorhizobium galegae.
CATTTCATGGAGACCTACCTCGCCGCGGTCTTCTACATCGATCTTCCGTTCGGCACCGTTTCGCCAGGCTCATCGGTCTTTTTTGCCGGCAAGCTGATGATGATCCTGCTCCTCTACCTGAAGGAGGACGCGGCAGTCGTCCGCCAGCCAATCTACGGGCTTTTCCTCGGCAATCTCCTGACGGTTGGCATCGCTCAGATTCTCCAGGTGCATGAAGTCGTGGCACTGCCGGGCGGCCGCGCCGCCGACATGGCGTTCCTGAGCGAGATGGGCTGGCTGATGGTGTGGGGCACGGCGCTGCTCTATGTCGACGCGATCGGCATCATCCTGCTCTACGAACGGCTGGGCCGGGTTCTGGGCAACAATGTCGTGCTGCGTTTCGCGATCAGCGGCGCAGCTGTCCTGACTTTCGACCAGATCGGTTTTTATTCGGGGCTGAACATCCTCTTCGGCGCGCCGCCTTCGGTCTTCTTCGGCGGGTGGTATGCCAAGCTGCTGTCCGTGGTGCTCTATTCCATGCTGTTTGCCGTCTATCTCAAGATTGAGCAGATCCCGCGGCTCGCCAGATCGACGCGCGAGATTACCGATATCTTCAACGACCTGACGTTTCGCGAGCGTTATCAGGCGCTGCTTGCCAAGAGCGGGGTCGACGGGTTGACCGGTCTTTTCGACCGCGGGCGCCTGGAGGCAGATGTTCCGAAGCTCATTCACCGCTGTCTCGATCGTGGAAAAGGGCTCAGCCTCATCATCGTCGACGCGGATCATTTCAAGCAGGTCAACGACCTCTTCGGCCATCTGAAGGGGGATGAGGTGCTGAAGGAGGTTGCCGTATGCCTGCAGGCCGGTTCCCGCCCGAGCGACCATCTCTCCCGCTTCGGCGGTGAGGAATTCGTGCTGATCCTGCCCGACACCGACCACGACAGCGCCCTGATGATCGCCGAACGCCTGCGGACCGCCATCTGCCGTTCGGTCATTCGTCCCGACGGCCAATGCGTCACCGTCTCGATCGGCGTCGCCACGGCCCCGGAAGACGGACATGCGCTCGATGCGCTGCTCGGGGGCGCCGACGAGCGGCTCTACCGCGCAAAAAATGACGGCCGGGACAATGTCCACGGCCGTCTTGGCAGGCTCGTCCCGTCAGGCGCAGGGACGGCTTAAGCGGCGAGAGCGAGCTGCCGATTGCGCTGCTGGGCGCTGGCGATCGCCTTTTCAGCAGCTTCGGGGCCGAAGGCGACGCCTTCGACATAAATGACTTCCACATCGGTCATGCCCATGAAGCCGAGGACGGTCGTCAGGTAAGGGACGGCATGGTTCATGCCGGAGGCCGGGCCCTCGGAATAGACACCGCCGGATGCAAGCACGATATAGACCTTCTTGCCCTTGGCGAGGCCTTCCGGGCCTTCAGCCGTGTAGCGGAACGTCTGGCCGGCGCGGGCGATGTTGTCGATCCAGCTCTTCAGCGTCGAATAGATGTTGAAGTTGATGAGGCCGGTGGCGATGACCACGGTGTCGGCAGCCAGCAGTTCGGCGACCAGCTTGTCGGAATAGTCGGCGGCGGCAGCTTCTGCCGGGGTGCGGTCGGCCGCCGGCTTGCGGATGGCGGACGTGGTGACGCTGTCGAGATGCGGGATCGGGTTGGCGCCGAGATCGCGATGGACGACCGACGTACCATTGTCGCGGGCGCTCAGTTCGTTGGCGAGGTCATGGGCGACCTTGCTGGACAGCGAGTCGTCGCCGCGCGGGCTGGAAGTGACGAGGAGGATGGAGGACATGCTTTTTTTCCTTATCTGGAGATCTTATCTGCGGTCTTGGGCCCGCAGAAGGATTGGAGAACGGGTGGATCCGCTGTGGTCGAGAGAACAGATAGGCGTGGACGCCCATCGATAAAACTGAGATAATATCGAAGCTATCTATCGAAAATCTGGATGACGACCATGGATGCAAATCCCACACTCGATCAGTTGCAGGTGTTTCTGGCGGTTGCCGAGACGGGCAGCTTTTCCGCAGCCTCGCGGGTGCTGAACCGGGCGCAATCGGTGGTCAGCTATACGATCGGCAATCTTGAAACACAGCTGGAAGTTGCTCTCTTCGAGCGCAGCGGCGCCCGCCAGCCGAAGCTGACCGAAGCGGGCAAGGCGCTGCTGACCGACGCCCGGCGCATCGTCGCGGACCTCCAGGTGATGCGCGCCCGGGCGAAGAGCATCAAGCAGGGGCTGGAGGCAGAACTGTCGGTGGCGCTGAGCGTGATGGTACCGTCGGATGCCGTTGTGGCGGAGCTGCGTGAGTTCCGGGAGAGATTCCCGAGCGTGGCGCTCAATCTCAATGTCGGCGAGCTCGGCATGGTCATGGAGATGGTCATTTCCGGGAAGGCCGATATCGGTATAGGCGGATCGATCCTTCGGCAGGAAGACTCGGTGGTGATGGAGAAGATCGGCTACTCCTTCATGATTCCGGTCGCCGCTGCCGAACACCCGCTTGCAAAACTTGGTCGACCTCTGACGCTCGCGGACGTGCGCGAGGAAGTCCAGATGGTCGTCACGGATACGTCCGGTCTGACGAAGGGCCGCGATTTCAACGTCCTGTCCTACAAGACATGGCGCGTCAGCGACATCGCCACGAAGCACCAGCTGATCAAGGGCGGTCTTGGCTGGGGCGGCCTGCCGGCTTCGGTCGCCGGAAAGGACATCATGGACGGAACTCTCGTGGCGCTCGATCTCGAAGCCTACGAGCAGAGCAAATACCCGCTCTATGCCATGCGAAAGGCAGCAAACCCGCTGGGACCTGCGGGTCGGTGGCTGGTCGAGGCCATGGAGCGCCGGCTTTCGACCTGCCCGAGCCACGACGACTTCAAGCAGATGCTCGGTATCGAGCCTCGGGAAGGGATCTCTCAAGCCGCCGAATAGCCGAAGCGGTTTCGGCCGGGCGCATTGACGCGGGGCTCAAAGCCACTCGATGCGCTTGAGAATCCACAGCGTGCCGGCGGAAATAACGACGACGAGCGCAACGATGATCAGGAAAGCCCAGGTCTCGTCGACGCCGGGAATGCCGCCGACATTCATGCCGAAGAGACCGGCGACGACGCTCGGGGGCAGGAGAAGGGCCGCCAACGCGGCAAGCCGGTTGGAATTGCGCGCGATCCGTTCGCCGATGACGGTGGAAAGGTCGTCATGAAGGATGCCGGTCCGGTCCCGGATCGCGTCGAGATATTCGATGAACCGCATCAGTTTGTCGATCACCTCGCGAAAGCGAAGCTTGTCCCGCTCCCTGAGCCATGGCGCGTCGTCGTGCTCGATCCTGTTGAGCGCGTCGCGTTGCGGCGCGAGATAGCGGCGTAGCTGCACGGCGCGGCGACGCAGCAGCTTGAGCCTCTGGCGGACCTCGCTCGCTTCCCCCTTGAAGATCAGCTCGTCGAGTTCATCGACCTCTTCGTCCATGTCGTCGAGCACCGGTTCGAGATCGCGGACGAGCTTGTCGCTGACGAGCGCCAGCAGTTCTCCCGCCTGCCGGGGACCCTTGCCGTTGTCGAGCGCCCGCCGGATATCGCGCAGCGCCGTGATATAATGGCCGCTGTCGCGCAATGTCACCAGTCGGTGTTCGTCTACCCAGATATGCAGGGGAACGAGGTCGACCTCCTCGGAGCTTTTTTCTGCTTCTTCCGGCGGAGCGGCGCAGACACCGCGCAGGATGATCAGCAGCCCGTCGTCCAGGGGCTCGACGCGTGGGCGGGAATCCTCTGCAAGAAGCGCCTCCGCCACCAGCGGATCGAAGCCGCCATTGGTGTTTATCCAGTCCGCCGTTGCCGGATGGTCGCGCTCGAAATGCAGCCAGACGAGACCGTCTCCCGGCTTCCAGCTGCAGGCCTCGGCCATATTCATCGTCCTGCAGCCGCCGTGCCCGTCGAGGACAAGGGCGAAGCGCAGGCCAGGCTCGTCTCCGTAGCTTACCGTGGTCTTTGCCTTTTCGAGCATCCGTGCGCATCCTCCCCGCCGATTTCGGATCGATTCTACCAGCAAATACCATGCCCGCGAAGGGTAAGCATTCCTTCAACAACGGCGGGACGACCGGAGCGCGCCGGCTGCGAGTTGACGACGTTTCGACCTCTGCTATAACGGCGCCACGGTCTGCAGTTCACCGAGGCGTCGCCGTCCCGAAAGGGAAGCTAAACCTGCACATGAAAAGATCATCAGCACTTATCCCGTGCTCGAGTCGACAAGCCGGCGACCAGCGACACCCTGATTTTTAGGGAATGGCGCGTTTAAGGATAAGACATGCCGAGATCCATCTTTCCCATGGAGATCGCCGACCTGTCGGCTTTCGCCAAATCCGTCCGCAGCGAAATTCTCAGGTTCGATCACAAACCGAGCCATCTGGAGATGCTCAATCTCCTGACGCGCGCAGCGGGTTTCCGCAACTACCAGCATTTTAGAGCCGCTGCCAAAACGGCCGAGGTCATCGCTGAGTGGCGCCCGGTGCTGGACGACATGCCGGCGCCCGATGAGGCGCGGGTGCTGAAGACAGCGCGCCATTTCGACGAGGAGGGCAGGCTGGTGCGCTGGCCCGGCAAGCGCGGGCTGCAGGAAGTCTGCCTCTGGTTCCTCTGGTCGAAGATTCCGGCGGACCGAGAGTTCACCGAACGTCAGATCAGCGATCTGCTGAACACCCTGCACCTGTTCGGCGACGCCGCGATGTTGCGCCGCGACCTCTTCGATTTCGGTCTCGTCCAGCGTACCCGCGACGGCCGGGAATACCGCCGTATCGAGCAGAAGCCGCCGGCGGAATTGAACTTGCTGCTGTCGCGGATCGGTCTCGCCCGGGCAAAGGCGGCATAACCGTCAGTCGGCCAATTCCGGAACCGGTCCAAATCGCGATCGTGAGCCATCGGTCGGGACTTTCCCTGCCGATGGCACCGCCGACAGGATCAGAGTTCCAGCGCACCCTGAATACATGCGACCACGTCTCCACCGATCCAGATATCGTCGCCGACTTTGTCGACATACACCCGGCCGGCGCGGCCAAGCACGGTGCCCTGGGTCGCAACGTAGCTTTCGGGCGCGACACCGGATCCGATCAGCCATTGGGCAAGGCCGGCGTTGAGACTGCCGGTGACCGGATCCTCATAGCCGTTGCGGGTAAAGGCACGCACCTCGAATTGCGCGTCCTTGCCGTCAAGATCGGGATTGAAGCGCCCGACGAGCCCGACGCGGGTGCCGGCGAGAGCGGAATAGTCCGGCTTGACCGCCAGCACATCGGCGCGCGAGGGCAGGCGTACGCCGATCCAGTCCGGGCCGTTCTCGCACCAGTTGGAATCCTCGATCAGGTTGGCGGGCAGGCTGAGCGCCTTGGCGATCCGCTCCACCAGCGCCGGATCAACCGGGCCGCTGCGCGTAAGCGGCGGCGCCGCAAACGCAAGCCGATCACCGTCACGGCGGATGCGGACGAGGCCCGCGCCGCATTCCTGCACGATATCGCCGGTCGGTGACGTCTGTTGCTGCGAGAGCCAGACATGCGCGCTGCCGAGCGTCGGATGGCCGGCAAAGGGCAGTTCCTGCGACGGTGTGAAAATCCTGACCCGGTAGCTGGCCTTCGGATCGGTCGGCTCGAGCAGGAATGTCGTTTCGCTGAGATTGGTCCAGTTGGCGAAGGACTGCATCTGCGCGTCGCTCAGTCCGTCGGCGCCGATCACCACGGCAAGCGGATTACCGCGCATCGGCTGGCTGGAGAAGACGTCGACCTGCTGGAAGGAGAATTTTGGCATTGCCTTGTCTCATTCAGTTGAAAAGAAAGACGGCAGCCAAGGCTGCCGTCCAGATGTCACCGGAAGGTGATGTTGGCCGTTACAGCACGAGCCGGAACTTGGCGAAGCCGTTCTCGCCGTCGCCGGCGTCCTCGATCTTGGCACCCTTGACCGCGGTCGCGAACTGGCGGGCCTTGGGGCCGGTTTCGAAGATAGCGCTTGTGCCGGGCAAGGGCTTGAACGACCAGTTGGCGTCGGCCGACGGGTTGATCGTGCCCTGTTCGACGATATAGCGCACGATCACGTCGCGGTTGGTGTCGGGCGCCACGAAGATCACCTTGTCGCCGGCGATCTCCGGGAACTTGCCGCCGCCGCCGGCGCGGTAATTGTTGGTGGCCACCACGAATTTCTGGGCCGGATCGATCGGCTTGCCGTTGTACTTGAGATCGACGATGCGGTTGGCGTTCGCATTGATCAGCTTGCCGTCCTTGTCGAAGCGGGTCGGCTGCGACAGGTCGATCTGGTAGGTGACGCCGTCGATCACGTCGTAATTGTAGGACGGGAAATCATTGTTGAGGAGAGGCGCGTCTTTCGCGCCGGTCTGCACCTGGTTGAACATGCCGGCCGACATTTCGAGCCAGTTCTTGACCTGCGCTCCCGTGATCAGCACCGCCTGCACGGTGTTCGGATAGAGATAGAGGTCGGCGACGTTC
It encodes:
- a CDS encoding sensor domain-containing diguanylate cyclase, encoding MQAFNLALFLLEAVIYFSVMTAFLHFRRQLGLGVFLAALGVMHFMETYLAAVFYIDLPFGTVSPGSSVFFAGKLMMILLLYLKEDAAVVRQPIYGLFLGNLLTVGIAQILQVHEVVALPGGRAADMAFLSEMGWLMVWGTALLYVDAIGIILLYERLGRVLGNNVVLRFAISGAAVLTFDQIGFYSGLNILFGAPPSVFFGGWYAKLLSVVLYSMLFAVYLKIEQIPRLARSTREITDIFNDLTFRERYQALLAKSGVDGLTGLFDRGRLEADVPKLIHRCLDRGKGLSLIIVDADHFKQVNDLFGHLKGDEVLKEVAVCLQAGSRPSDHLSRFGGEEFVLILPDTDHDSALMIAERLRTAICRSVIRPDGQCVTVSIGVATAPEDGHALDALLGGADERLYRAKNDGRDNVHGRLGRLVPSGAGTA
- a CDS encoding FMN-dependent NADH-azoreductase yields the protein MSSILLVTSSPRGDDSLSSKVAHDLANELSARDNGTSVVHRDLGANPIPHLDSVTTSAIRKPAADRTPAEAAAADYSDKLVAELLAADTVVIATGLINFNIYSTLKSWIDNIARAGQTFRYTAEGPEGLAKGKKVYIVLASGGVYSEGPASGMNHAVPYLTTVLGFMGMTDVEVIYVEGVAFGPEAAEKAIASAQQRNRQLALAA
- a CDS encoding LysR family transcriptional regulator, producing the protein MDANPTLDQLQVFLAVAETGSFSAASRVLNRAQSVVSYTIGNLETQLEVALFERSGARQPKLTEAGKALLTDARRIVADLQVMRARAKSIKQGLEAELSVALSVMVPSDAVVAELREFRERFPSVALNLNVGELGMVMEMVISGKADIGIGGSILRQEDSVVMEKIGYSFMIPVAAAEHPLAKLGRPLTLADVREEVQMVVTDTSGLTKGRDFNVLSYKTWRVSDIATKHQLIKGGLGWGGLPASVAGKDIMDGTLVALDLEAYEQSKYPLYAMRKAANPLGPAGRWLVEAMERRLSTCPSHDDFKQMLGIEPREGISQAAE
- a CDS encoding zinc transporter ZntB, producing MLEKAKTTVSYGDEPGLRFALVLDGHGGCRTMNMAEACSWKPGDGLVWLHFERDHPATADWINTNGGFDPLVAEALLAEDSRPRVEPLDDGLLIILRGVCAAPPEEAEKSSEEVDLVPLHIWVDEHRLVTLRDSGHYITALRDIRRALDNGKGPRQAGELLALVSDKLVRDLEPVLDDMDEEVDELDELIFKGEASEVRQRLKLLRRRAVQLRRYLAPQRDALNRIEHDDAPWLRERDKLRFREVIDKLMRFIEYLDAIRDRTGILHDDLSTVIGERIARNSNRLAALAALLLPPSVVAGLFGMNVGGIPGVDETWAFLIIVALVVVISAGTLWILKRIEWL
- a CDS encoding DUF2087 domain-containing protein, whose amino-acid sequence is MPRSIFPMEIADLSAFAKSVRSEILRFDHKPSHLEMLNLLTRAAGFRNYQHFRAAAKTAEVIAEWRPVLDDMPAPDEARVLKTARHFDEEGRLVRWPGKRGLQEVCLWFLWSKIPADREFTERQISDLLNTLHLFGDAAMLRRDLFDFGLVQRTRDGREYRRIEQKPPAELNLLLSRIGLARAKAA
- a CDS encoding PhzF family phenazine biosynthesis protein, with the translated sequence MPKFSFQQVDVFSSQPMRGNPLAVVIGADGLSDAQMQSFANWTNLSETTFLLEPTDPKASYRVRIFTPSQELPFAGHPTLGSAHVWLSQQQTSPTGDIVQECGAGLVRIRRDGDRLAFAAPPLTRSGPVDPALVERIAKALSLPANLIEDSNWCENGPDWIGVRLPSRADVLAVKPDYSALAGTRVGLVGRFNPDLDGKDAQFEVRAFTRNGYEDPVTGSLNAGLAQWLIGSGVAPESYVATQGTVLGRAGRVYVDKVGDDIWIGGDVVACIQGALEL